The Gimesia sp. region ACCTGTTGCATAAAATGCAATTAATCCTGCGAAGGCTTGTAAATCGACATTGAAAATCTGTCAATCCCAATTGATTTTCCGCCATTTTCATGAATGGACGTCGTGACCCCGATCTTTTACAATCCGGGGACTACAATCCTGTCCTGAACTTTGATTTAACCTTAAAGGAACCTGTCACTTGCAGTTACCACGTAACCCGACCAGAGAAGTGAAAATTGGCTCAGCTGTCATCGGTAACGCGAATCCGATTGCCGTCCAGAGTATGACAGCGACCAAGACCAGCAACATCGATGCCACTGTTGCCCAGATTCACTCTCTGGAAGAGGCAGGGGCGGACATCGTGCGTGTGGCCGTCGATAATCGTCGCGAAGCAGCCGCCCTGATCGAAATTCGCAAGCAGACAACGGTTCCCATCAGTGTGGACCTGCAGGAAAACTACCGTCTGGCGGAAGTCATTGCCCCATACGTAAATAAACTCCGCTACAATCCGGGGCACCTGTATCACCACGAACCGGAAAAACCCTGGCAGGATAAAGTCCGCTTCATTGCCGAAATTGCCCGCGACAATGATTGTGCACTCCGCGTCGGAGTCAACTGTGGCTCGGTCGACCCTGCCAAGCTGGAAAAGTATGATCCTGCGGATTCGATTTCGCCCATGCTGGAAAGCGCTCTGGATCACTGTACGTTTCTGGAATCGATCGACTTCACACGCTTCTGTGTCTCTCTGAAAGATTCGGATCCCGCGAAAGTCATCGAAGTTAACACCCGTTTCGCTGCACAGCGTCCGGATATCCCGCTGCACCTGGGTGTCACCGAAGCCGGAATGCCTCCCGATGGGATCATCAAAACCCGAATGGCCTTCGAGCAGTTGATCAGCAAAGGGATCGGCGACACGATTCGCGTTTCGCTTACTGTCCCTAACGACCGTAAGGGAGAAGAGATCGAAGCCGGCCGCGCGATTCTGAAAGACATCGCGGAAGGCCGGGTACGAACGGTGGTCGACTTTGATCTGAAGGGCCTGAACATCATCAGCTGTCCCAGTTGCTCCCGTGTTGAGAATGAAGTTTTCGTCGATCTGGCAGCTGACGTCAAGAAGATGACCGAGTACGCCAAAGACTACAAGCTGACGATTGCCGTGATGGGTTGTCGCGTAAATGGACCGGGCGAAACCGATGATGCCGACCTCGGACTCTGGTGCGGTCCGAATTATGTGAATCTCAAAAAAGGGAGTGAATCTCTGGGACGCTACTCCTATGATGAGATTCTGCCGCGACTCAAAAGCGAACTGGATGCCCTGATTGAAGAACAGACGGCCCAGATTTAAACTCTATGCGCGCGACACATATTGCTCACTTTTCCAATCTAACTTCCTGGAAGGCATGAACGTCCATCATGGCCAATTCAAACTCTTCGAACGATCTGACCACAGCAACCATTCTTATCTTCGGAGCCTCGGGCGATTTAACCGCCCGTAAATTAATTCCGTCTCTCTACGATCTGTGGAGCGAAGGCTACCTCTGCGAAAACCTGCCGATTATTGGTCTGGCACGTCGCTCCAAGACGGATGAAGAGTTCCGCAACGAGCAGCGTGACACCGTCTCACAGTTCACACGCACCGGGACAGTCACCGATGAGAAATGGGAACAGTTTTCGAAACGGCTCTACTACCGGGAAGTCGATATCACAGACGAGAGCGATCACGTCCACCTCAAAGACACCATCGAAGCGGTCGAACGGGAAACTTTAGGGGACACGATTTCGAAGCGGGTTGCCTACCTGGCCACGGCCCCCTCACTGTTTCACCCGTCTGTGCAGGCACTCTCCCGCGCAGGGATGGTTCCCAAAAATACGAGCGAAGAGTGGTTGCGGGTCGTCATTGAAAAACCATTCGGTCACGATCTGGAATCGGCCCAGGAGCTCAGTACCCAGTTAAGCGAACTGCTCAGCGAAGATCAGATCTACCGCATCGACCATTACCTGGGTAAAGAGACCGTGCAGAACATTCTGCTCTTCCGGTTGAGTAACTCGATCTTTGAACCACTGCTGAACCGTAATCATGTCGACCATGTCCAGATCACCGTAGCTGAGTCACAAGGGATCGAACATGGGCGAGGCGGCTATTACGATCGCTCGGGAGCCCTGCGGGATGTGTTACAGAATCACGTTCTGCAACTGCTCTGCCTGATCGCCATGGAACCGCCGGCCCTGTTCAGCGGTGAAGAAATTCGCGATGAAAAACTGAAAGTGTTAAAAACACTGGCCCCCGGATCGAAAGGCCCGATCTCCGACTGGGCGGTCGCCGGTCAATACACGGCCGGCCAGTCATTCGGGCAGGCTGTGCCCGGTTACCGTGAAGAAGAACGTGTACCTGCCGACTCACGTCGGGAAACGTTCGTAGCGATGGAAGTCATGGTTGAGAACTGGCGCTGGGAAGGGGTTCCCTTCTATCTACGCACTGGCAAACGACTGCCGGAACGGGTCAGTGAAATTGCCATCCAGTTCAAACACCCGCCCATGAATCTGTTTACAACCGTTGAATGTGATGGCGATATCTGTTCGCTGGTTGAACGCAAGCCGAACGAACTGATCTTCCGCATTCAGCCCAAAGAGTCGATCTCGATGAAGTTTTCAACGAAGCGGCCCGGGATGCAGTATCAGATCCAGCCGGTCACTATGGACTTCGCCTTTGAAGACGCCTATCACAAAAGCCTGCCCGAAGCATACGAGCGACTGCTGATGGATGTTCTCCGCGGCGACTCTACTCTGTTTACCCGTAGCGACGAACTGGAGGCTGCCTGGAAGTTCGTCACTCCCGTCCTCGACCAGTGGGAGAAAGGCGACCATACACCGGAACCTTATTATGCAGGTACCTGGGGCCCCTCAGGTGCAACAAACCTGTTGAGCAGATCCGGCCGACACTGGCGAACCCCATCTACAAGCAAGAAGGAATAACCAGACGAAGCATTAATCCGCAGAGTCAGCCTGCTCTGACTCCTGCGGCTCCGCTAACTTTTGCTTCAGTACCTGCAGTGGCTTTGACAACAGCAGAAACAGTGTGACTCCCAGCAAGGCTCCCAGCGTATCGGCAACCCAGTCCTTGACGCTCGGTTCCCGTTTTAATACAGGGATCCCCTGTAGCAGTTCATCGACAATCCCAAACAGACTCACGCCCAGAACGATCAACAGCAGACGCTTCAGGGACAGTCGATCCCAGCGCAGTGACAGCCACCAGGTCAGCAGAAACGCCAGCCCTGCGTAAGCGATAAAATGCAGAGGCACATCGGTTCCCTGGGGGAGCGTCCCTTTTTTCAAAGGGACGTGAGTCGCGGTAAACAGCACCATCAAGTATAGAATCAGCAACGTACGAATCAAAAGATGATAACGATGCATCACTTCCCTGCCCAATCGAATGTCAACTGTTACCGAATCCCCTGCAGATAGATCATCCTAAAACGGAATCAAACCCGATAGGGTGTTTTCTGCCGTGCTTCCGGATGCGCTTCCA contains the following coding sequences:
- the ispG gene encoding (E)-4-hydroxy-3-methylbut-2-enyl-diphosphate synthase, translating into MQLPRNPTREVKIGSAVIGNANPIAVQSMTATKTSNIDATVAQIHSLEEAGADIVRVAVDNRREAAALIEIRKQTTVPISVDLQENYRLAEVIAPYVNKLRYNPGHLYHHEPEKPWQDKVRFIAEIARDNDCALRVGVNCGSVDPAKLEKYDPADSISPMLESALDHCTFLESIDFTRFCVSLKDSDPAKVIEVNTRFAAQRPDIPLHLGVTEAGMPPDGIIKTRMAFEQLISKGIGDTIRVSLTVPNDRKGEEIEAGRAILKDIAEGRVRTVVDFDLKGLNIISCPSCSRVENEVFVDLAADVKKMTEYAKDYKLTIAVMGCRVNGPGETDDADLGLWCGPNYVNLKKGSESLGRYSYDEILPRLKSELDALIEEQTAQI
- the zwf gene encoding glucose-6-phosphate dehydrogenase, yielding MANSNSSNDLTTATILIFGASGDLTARKLIPSLYDLWSEGYLCENLPIIGLARRSKTDEEFRNEQRDTVSQFTRTGTVTDEKWEQFSKRLYYREVDITDESDHVHLKDTIEAVERETLGDTISKRVAYLATAPSLFHPSVQALSRAGMVPKNTSEEWLRVVIEKPFGHDLESAQELSTQLSELLSEDQIYRIDHYLGKETVQNILLFRLSNSIFEPLLNRNHVDHVQITVAESQGIEHGRGGYYDRSGALRDVLQNHVLQLLCLIAMEPPALFSGEEIRDEKLKVLKTLAPGSKGPISDWAVAGQYTAGQSFGQAVPGYREEERVPADSRRETFVAMEVMVENWRWEGVPFYLRTGKRLPERVSEIAIQFKHPPMNLFTTVECDGDICSLVERKPNELIFRIQPKESISMKFSTKRPGMQYQIQPVTMDFAFEDAYHKSLPEAYERLLMDVLRGDSTLFTRSDELEAAWKFVTPVLDQWEKGDHTPEPYYAGTWGPSGATNLLSRSGRHWRTPSTSKKE
- a CDS encoding VanZ family protein codes for the protein MHRYHLLIRTLLILYLMVLFTATHVPLKKGTLPQGTDVPLHFIAYAGLAFLLTWWLSLRWDRLSLKRLLLIVLGVSLFGIVDELLQGIPVLKREPSVKDWVADTLGALLGVTLFLLLSKPLQVLKQKLAEPQESEQADSAD